In Pseudomonas asiatica, the following are encoded in one genomic region:
- a CDS encoding quinone-dependent dihydroorotate dehydrogenase: protein MYTLARQLLFKLSPETSHDLSLDLIGAGGRLGLNGMLCKQPAALPVTVMGLNFANPVGLAAGLDKNGAAIDGFAQLGFGFVEIGTVTPRPQPGNPKPRLFRLPEATAIINRMGFNNLGVDHLLGRVRAARYNGVLGINIGKNFDTPVERAVDDYLICLDKVYTEASYITVNVSSPNTPGLRSLQFGDSLKQLLDALAVRREQLAGTHGKRVPLAIKIAPDMSDEETALVAAALIESGMDAVIATNTTLGREGVEGLPYGGEAGGLSGAPVLEKSTHIVKVLAGELGGKLPIIAAGGITEGRHAAEKIAAGASLVQIYSGFIYKGPALIREAVDAIAAMPRV, encoded by the coding sequence ATGTATACCCTGGCCCGCCAGCTGCTGTTCAAGCTTTCCCCGGAAACCTCCCACGACCTGTCCCTGGACCTGATCGGCGCCGGTGGCCGTCTCGGCCTCAACGGCATGCTGTGCAAGCAGCCGGCGGCTTTGCCGGTTACGGTCATGGGCTTGAACTTCGCCAACCCGGTGGGCCTGGCGGCCGGCCTGGACAAGAACGGTGCGGCCATCGACGGTTTCGCCCAGCTGGGCTTCGGCTTCGTCGAAATCGGCACCGTCACCCCGCGACCGCAGCCGGGCAACCCCAAGCCGCGGCTGTTCCGCCTGCCAGAGGCAACGGCCATCATCAACCGCATGGGCTTCAACAACCTGGGCGTTGATCACCTGCTCGGCCGGGTACGGGCTGCGCGTTACAACGGTGTGTTGGGCATCAACATCGGCAAGAATTTCGACACCCCGGTGGAGCGTGCCGTCGATGACTACCTGATCTGCCTGGACAAGGTGTACACCGAGGCCAGTTACATCACGGTCAACGTCAGTTCGCCCAACACCCCGGGCCTGCGCAGCCTGCAGTTCGGCGATTCGCTCAAGCAACTGCTCGATGCCCTGGCCGTGCGCCGCGAGCAACTGGCCGGCACGCATGGCAAGCGCGTACCTCTGGCAATCAAGATTGCCCCGGACATGAGCGACGAAGAAACCGCCCTGGTGGCCGCGGCGCTGATCGAGTCGGGCATGGATGCGGTGATCGCCACCAATACCACGCTGGGCCGTGAAGGTGTCGAAGGCCTGCCGTACGGTGGCGAGGCGGGTGGCCTGTCGGGTGCGCCGGTGCTGGAAAAGAGCACCCATATCGTCAAGGTGTTGGCGGGTGAGCTGGGCGGCAAGCTGCCGATCATTGCCGCTGGCGGCATTACCGAAGGCCGCCATGCCGCCGAGAAGATCGCTGCCGGGGCGAGCCTGGTGCAGATCTACTCCGGCTTCATCTATAAAGGGCCGGCGCTGATTCGCGAGGCGGTGGACGCTATCGCGGCAATGCCACGGGTTTGA
- the rlmKL gene encoding bifunctional 23S rRNA (guanine(2069)-N(7))-methyltransferase RlmK/23S rRNA (guanine(2445)-N(2))-methyltransferase RlmL produces MSDRFELYLTCPKGLEGLLAEEARGLGLDDVREHTSAIRGAADMETAYRLCLWSRLANRVLLVLKRFSMKNADDLYDGVHAVDWADHLTADGTLAVEFSGHGSGIDNTHFGALKVKDAIVDKLRNREGLRPSVEKIDPDVRVHLRLDRGEAILSLDLSGHSLHQRGYRLQQGAAPLKENLAAAVLIRAGWPRIAAEGGALADPMCGVGTFLVEAAMIAADIAPNLKRERWGFSAWLGHVPALWRKVHDEAQARAQAGLAKPPLWIRGYEADPRLIQPGRNNVERAGLGDWVKIYQGEVSTFEPRPDQNQKGLVISNPPYGERLGDEASLLYLYQNLGERLRQACMGWEAAVFTGAPQLGKRMGIRSHKQYAFWNGALPCKLLLFKVQPDQFVTGERREAQPEGAETRQQAAPASEPARLSEGAQMFANRLQKNLKQLGKWARREQVDCYRLYDADMPEYALAVDLYQDWVHVQEYAAPRSVDPDKAQARLLDALAAIPQALGISPQRVVLKRRERQSGTRQYERQATEGRFQEVNEGGVKLLVNLTDYLDTGLFLDHRPMRMRIQREAAGKRFLNLFCYTATATVHAAKGGARSTTSVDLSKTYLDWARRNLALNGFSERNRLEQGDVMAWLEGNRDSYDLIFIDPPTFSNSKRMEGVFDVQRDHVQLLDLAMARLAPGGVLYFSNNFRKFQLDEHLMARYAVEEITAQTLDPDFARNNRIHRAWRLQLR; encoded by the coding sequence ATGTCGGACCGTTTCGAACTTTACCTCACTTGCCCTAAAGGCCTGGAAGGCCTGCTTGCCGAAGAGGCGCGGGGCCTCGGCCTGGATGACGTGCGCGAGCACACCTCGGCCATTCGCGGCGCCGCCGACATGGAAACCGCCTACCGTCTGTGCCTTTGGTCACGCCTGGCCAACCGGGTGCTGCTGGTACTCAAGCGCTTCTCCATGAAGAACGCCGACGACCTCTACGACGGCGTGCACGCGGTCGACTGGGCCGATCACCTGACAGCCGACGGCACCCTGGCGGTTGAGTTCAGCGGCCATGGCTCGGGCATCGACAACACCCACTTCGGTGCGTTGAAGGTCAAGGACGCGATCGTCGACAAGCTGCGCAACCGTGAAGGCCTGCGCCCGTCGGTGGAAAAGATCGACCCTGATGTGCGCGTGCACCTGCGCCTGGACCGTGGCGAAGCCATTCTCTCGCTCGACCTTTCCGGGCACAGCCTGCACCAGCGTGGCTACCGCCTGCAGCAAGGCGCCGCGCCGCTGAAGGAAAACCTGGCGGCGGCGGTACTCATCCGCGCCGGCTGGCCGCGCATTGCCGCCGAAGGTGGCGCGCTGGCCGACCCGATGTGCGGTGTGGGTACCTTCCTGGTCGAAGCGGCGATGATCGCCGCCGATATCGCGCCCAACCTCAAGCGTGAGCGCTGGGGCTTCAGTGCCTGGCTCGGCCACGTACCGGCATTGTGGCGCAAGGTGCATGACGAGGCGCAGGCGCGGGCACAGGCCGGTCTGGCCAAGCCACCACTGTGGATCCGTGGCTACGAGGCCGACCCGCGGTTGATCCAGCCAGGCCGCAACAACGTCGAGCGTGCCGGCCTGGGCGACTGGGTGAAGATCTACCAGGGCGAGGTCAGTACCTTCGAGCCGCGCCCTGACCAGAACCAGAAAGGCCTTGTCATCAGCAACCCGCCCTATGGCGAGCGCCTGGGTGACGAAGCCAGCCTGCTGTACCTCTACCAGAACCTCGGCGAGCGTCTGCGCCAGGCCTGCATGGGCTGGGAGGCGGCGGTGTTCACCGGCGCGCCGCAGCTGGGCAAGCGCATGGGTATTCGCAGCCACAAGCAGTACGCGTTCTGGAACGGCGCCTTGCCGTGCAAGCTGCTGCTGTTCAAGGTGCAGCCCGACCAGTTCGTTACCGGCGAGCGCCGCGAGGCGCAGCCTGAAGGCGCGGAAACCCGCCAGCAGGCAGCACCGGCCAGCGAGCCGGCGCGCCTGTCGGAAGGGGCGCAGATGTTCGCCAACCGCCTGCAGAAAAACCTCAAGCAACTGGGCAAGTGGGCCCGCCGCGAGCAGGTCGATTGCTACCGCCTGTACGACGCCGACATGCCCGAATATGCCCTGGCGGTCGACCTGTACCAGGACTGGGTGCACGTGCAGGAATACGCCGCGCCACGTTCGGTCGACCCGGACAAGGCCCAGGCACGCCTGCTTGACGCGCTGGCAGCCATCCCGCAGGCCCTGGGCATTTCGCCGCAGCGTGTGGTGCTCAAGCGTCGCGAGCGGCAGAGCGGCACGCGCCAGTACGAGCGCCAGGCGACCGAAGGCCGCTTCCAGGAAGTTAACGAAGGTGGCGTAAAGCTGCTGGTCAACCTCACCGACTACCTCGACACGGGCCTGTTCCTGGACCATCGCCCGATGCGCATGCGCATCCAGCGCGAAGCAGCCGGCAAACGCTTCCTCAACCTGTTCTGCTACACCGCCACGGCCACCGTGCACGCGGCCAAGGGCGGCGCGCGCAGCACCACCAGCGTCGACCTGTCGAAAACCTACCTGGACTGGGCGCGACGCAACCTGGCGCTCAATGGCTTCTCCGAGCGCAACCGCCTGGAGCAGGGCGATGTGATGGCCTGGCTGGAAGGCAACCGCGACAGCTATGACCTGATCTTCATCGACCCGCCGACCTTCTCCAACTCCAAGCGCATGGAAGGCGTGTTCGATGTGCAGCGTGACCACGTGCAACTGCTGGACCTGGCCATGGCCCGCCTGGCGCCGGGTGGCGTGCTGTATTTCTCCAACAACTTCCGCAAGTTCCAGTTGGACGAGCACCTGATGGCGCGTTATGCGGTGGAAGAGATCACGGCCCAGACCCTGGACCCGGACTTCGCGCGCAATAACCGTATCCATCGTGCCTGGCGTCTGCAGCTTCGTTGA
- a CDS encoding sensor domain-containing diguanylate cyclase, with the protein MSKGGVRARLLGLCTEAVSAWAVAVVALIVGGLLTAVLALATQTFYKQQLRQRFELLASERFSRIAERFDEQQQRLDGLRRFFSFSNEITPHEFDGYARPLLQRTLAYAWAPRVEAAQRAEFERQASVHFGPGYVIRDQDEQGQWHPSPQRDHYFPVLYTQSGELPGLPYGLDLAGQEVPLAALARALGPGSMAVSEPLPMFDTSSDARGLLMVAPVFSDANPRGAAMGYVMALLSMRELVSDGRPVTAHDNLVVRIVDPTGLHGPEVMFDSQNPVAPLPLAINQLLHLADHHFQLSIRPSLAFVRANRSSAVLAVSLLGGLLSLLLSVLLYSLFSQRQRALALVEQRTAELRVSEQSLRGTHNQLRSVLDAATQVAIIATNLKGLVSTFNAGAERMLGYPASEAIGKLRLEDLVLPEELSLRAHALSLRFGRPIAGGQAMFAETVQEHGAEPGEWTLLRADGSQLVANMLVTAMLDEQGLWIGYLAICIDVTERRRVHEALAARDRLLEKLSAEVPGGIYQYRLDGNGHSCFPYASKGLYDIYEVDLQQLREDATAVFERIHPDDLERVRRSVRYSAEHLSPWREEYRVCLPRAGLRWVRGEATPEVGEQGCTLWHGYLTDISDLKGVEEELRALSVTDSLTGIHNRRYFQERLKLELERAQRDGQALAVIMLDIDHFKRINDHFGHAVGDRVLRSLCLRISQRLRRTDVFCRLGGEEFMVLCPGSDAEQARLLALELWHGVRNVPVEGVGRVTASFGVAGWRPGEGADALLLRADAGVYAAKQAGRDRVEGELA; encoded by the coding sequence ATGTCAAAGGGTGGCGTGCGTGCGCGGTTGCTTGGCCTGTGCACAGAGGCAGTGTCCGCCTGGGCGGTGGCCGTGGTCGCCCTGATCGTGGGTGGCCTGTTGACGGCCGTCCTGGCGTTAGCCACGCAAACCTTCTACAAGCAGCAACTGCGCCAGCGCTTCGAGCTGCTGGCCAGCGAGCGTTTCAGCCGTATCGCCGAGCGGTTTGATGAACAGCAGCAGCGCCTGGACGGGCTGCGGCGGTTTTTCAGCTTTTCCAACGAAATCACCCCACACGAGTTCGACGGCTACGCCCGGCCATTGCTGCAGCGGACCCTGGCCTACGCCTGGGCGCCGCGTGTCGAGGCCGCGCAACGCGCCGAGTTCGAGCGCCAGGCCAGTGTGCATTTCGGCCCGGGCTATGTGATCCGCGACCAGGATGAACAAGGCCAGTGGCACCCATCCCCCCAGCGCGACCATTACTTCCCGGTACTCTATACCCAGTCGGGTGAATTGCCCGGGCTGCCCTATGGTCTGGACCTCGCCGGCCAGGAAGTGCCCTTGGCGGCACTGGCGCGGGCGCTGGGGCCCGGCAGCATGGCGGTGTCCGAGCCACTGCCCATGTTCGATACCAGCTCGGATGCGCGTGGCCTGCTGATGGTGGCGCCAGTGTTTTCCGATGCCAACCCCCGCGGCGCGGCAATGGGCTATGTGATGGCCCTGCTGAGCATGCGTGAACTGGTCAGTGACGGGCGCCCGGTTACGGCACACGATAACCTGGTGGTGCGTATCGTCGACCCCACCGGGCTGCATGGCCCTGAGGTGATGTTCGATTCACAGAACCCGGTCGCACCTCTGCCGCTGGCCATCAACCAGTTGTTGCACCTGGCTGACCACCACTTCCAGCTGAGTATCCGGCCGAGCCTGGCCTTCGTGCGCGCCAACCGCTCCTCCGCGGTGCTGGCGGTAAGCCTGCTGGGCGGCTTGTTGAGCCTGCTGCTCAGTGTGTTGCTCTACAGCCTGTTCAGCCAGCGCCAGCGCGCCTTGGCCCTGGTAGAGCAGCGTACCGCCGAGCTACGGGTCAGCGAGCAGTCACTGCGTGGTACCCATAACCAACTGCGCAGCGTGCTGGATGCCGCAACCCAGGTGGCGATCATCGCCACCAACCTCAAGGGCTTGGTCAGCACCTTCAACGCCGGTGCCGAGCGCATGCTCGGTTACCCGGCCAGCGAGGCAATCGGCAAGCTGCGCCTGGAGGACCTGGTGTTGCCCGAGGAGTTGAGCCTGCGTGCCCATGCCTTGAGCCTGCGTTTCGGCCGGCCGATTGCAGGTGGTCAGGCCATGTTTGCCGAAACGGTGCAGGAGCATGGTGCCGAGCCGGGGGAGTGGACCTTGTTGCGCGCCGATGGCAGCCAACTGGTGGCCAACATGCTGGTCACCGCCATGCTCGATGAGCAGGGGTTATGGATCGGTTACCTGGCGATCTGCATCGATGTCACTGAACGGCGTCGGGTGCATGAGGCGCTGGCGGCGCGTGACCGCCTTCTGGAAAAACTCAGTGCCGAGGTGCCGGGCGGCATCTACCAGTACCGCCTGGATGGCAACGGCCATTCCTGTTTTCCGTACGCCAGCAAGGGCCTGTACGACATCTACGAAGTCGATCTGCAGCAATTGCGCGAGGATGCCACGGCGGTGTTCGAGCGCATCCACCCGGATGACCTCGAGCGCGTGCGCCGCTCGGTGCGTTACTCGGCCGAACACCTGTCGCCCTGGCGTGAAGAATATCGGGTCTGCCTGCCGCGTGCCGGGCTGCGTTGGGTGCGTGGCGAGGCGACACCGGAGGTGGGCGAGCAGGGCTGCACGTTGTGGCATGGCTACCTGACCGATATCTCCGACCTCAAGGGTGTGGAGGAAGAGTTGCGGGCGCTGTCGGTGACCGATTCGCTGACCGGCATCCATAATCGCCGTTACTTTCAGGAGCGGCTCAAGCTCGAGCTGGAACGGGCCCAGCGCGATGGCCAGGCACTGGCGGTCATCATGCTCGATATCGATCACTTCAAGCGCATCAACGACCATTTTGGCCATGCTGTCGGCGATCGCGTGCTGCGCAGCCTGTGCCTGCGTATCAGCCAGCGTTTGCGCCGTACCGATGTTTTCTGCCGGTTGGGCGGCGAGGAATTCATGGTGCTGTGCCCGGGGAGCGATGCCGAGCAAGCGCGGCTGCTGGCGCTGGAACTGTGGCATGGGGTGCGCAATGTGCCAGTGGAAGGCGTGGGCAGGGTGACCGCGAGTTTTGGTGTGGCGGGTTGGCGACCGGGGGAAGGGGCCGATGCCTTGCTGTTGCGGGCCGATGCAGGCGTGTATGCGGCCAAGCAGGCCGGGCGTGACCGGGTAGAGGGGGAGTTGGCCTGA
- the rmf gene encoding ribosome modulation factor, with protein sequence MRRLKRDPLERAYSRGYQYGVTGKSRELCPFNLPSVRQAWINGWREGRGDNWDGMTGTAGIHRLNENHAVG encoded by the coding sequence ATGAGAAGACTTAAGCGTGATCCGTTGGAAAGAGCATATTCACGTGGCTACCAATACGGGGTCACCGGCAAATCCCGCGAACTTTGCCCCTTCAATCTTCCTTCTGTTCGCCAAGCCTGGATCAACGGCTGGCGTGAAGGTCGCGGTGATAACTGGGACGGAATGACTGGCACCGCTGGCATCCATAGACTCAACGAAAATCACGCCGTTGGCTGA
- the dacB gene encoding D-alanyl-D-alanine carboxypeptidase/D-alanyl-D-alanine endopeptidase produces MIKTLRPLVLAGLLLPLALPSQAAAVNTTLPAKVQQALKANKLQDSALSLVMLPLDGPGTPTMFNADVSVNPASTMKLVTTYAALELLGPTFQWKTEFYTDGTLSNGVLNGNLYLKGGGDPKLNMEKLWLLMRDLRANGVRTITGDLVLDRSHFVQPNLPQFNDDGGDENKPFLVKPDSLLVNLKALRFVARNDGGKVTIAVEPPIASIRIDNQVKAVASKQCSGDVRYNPVQQADGISVTVSGQLGDGCNSQTYLSLLDHQTYAAGAVRAIWNELGGSIQGGDRFENVPKGARLLARAFSPDLVEVIRDINKYSNNTMAQQLFLSLGAQFRTDADGDDARAAQRVVRQWLAKKGITAPHLVMENGSGLSRAERVSTREMAAMLQAAWKSPYAAEFMSSMPLVGMDGTMRKRLKRTAMTGEGHIKTGTLNTVRAIAGFSRDSNGHTWAVAAILNDPKPWGASQVLDQVLLDLYRQPKLAGSTAAN; encoded by the coding sequence ATGATCAAAACGCTTCGTCCCCTCGTTCTTGCCGGCCTGCTGTTGCCACTCGCCCTGCCCAGCCAGGCCGCCGCCGTCAACACCACGCTGCCTGCCAAGGTGCAGCAGGCCCTCAAGGCCAACAAGCTGCAGGATTCTGCCCTGTCGCTGGTGATGCTGCCGCTTGACGGCCCCGGCACACCGACCATGTTCAATGCCGATGTCTCGGTCAACCCGGCCTCGACCATGAAGCTGGTCACCACCTACGCCGCCCTCGAATTGCTCGGCCCGACCTTCCAGTGGAAAACCGAGTTCTACACCGACGGCACCCTGAGCAACGGTGTACTCAACGGTAACCTGTACCTCAAAGGTGGCGGCGACCCGAAACTGAACATGGAAAAGCTGTGGCTGCTGATGCGTGACCTGCGCGCCAATGGCGTGCGCACCATCACCGGCGACCTGGTGCTGGACCGCAGCCACTTCGTGCAGCCCAACCTGCCGCAGTTCAACGACGACGGTGGCGATGAGAACAAGCCGTTCCTGGTCAAGCCCGACTCGCTGCTGGTCAACCTCAAGGCCCTGCGTTTCGTGGCCCGCAACGATGGCGGCAAGGTCACCATCGCGGTCGAACCGCCGATTGCCAGCATCCGTATCGACAACCAGGTCAAGGCGGTGGCCTCCAAACAGTGCTCGGGTGACGTGCGCTACAACCCGGTGCAGCAGGCCGATGGCATCAGCGTAACGGTCAGTGGCCAGCTGGGTGACGGCTGCAACTCGCAGACCTACCTGTCGCTGCTCGACCACCAAACCTACGCCGCCGGTGCCGTGCGCGCGATCTGGAACGAGCTGGGTGGCAGCATCCAGGGTGGCGACCGCTTCGAGAACGTGCCCAAGGGCGCTCGCCTGCTGGCCCGTGCCTTCTCGCCAGACCTGGTGGAAGTGATCCGCGACATCAACAAGTACAGCAACAACACCATGGCCCAGCAGCTGTTCCTGAGCCTTGGCGCGCAGTTCCGCACCGATGCCGACGGTGACGACGCCCGCGCCGCCCAGCGCGTGGTGCGCCAGTGGCTGGCGAAGAAGGGCATTACCGCGCCGCACCTGGTGATGGAAAACGGTTCCGGCCTGTCGCGTGCCGAACGGGTCAGCACCCGGGAGATGGCCGCGATGCTGCAGGCTGCCTGGAAGAGCCCTTATGCTGCCGAGTTCATGAGCTCGATGCCGCTGGTGGGTATGGATGGCACCATGCGCAAGCGCCTGAAGCGTACCGCCATGACCGGCGAAGGGCACATCAAGACTGGCACGCTGAATACCGTGCGGGCAATTGCCGGCTTCAGCCGCGACAGCAACGGCCATACCTGGGCGGTGGCGGCGATCCTCAACGATCCGAAACCGTGGGGCGCCTCGCAGGTGCTCGACCAGGTGCTGCTGGACCTGTACCGCCAGCCGAAACTGGCCGGCAGCACTGCGGCCAACTGA